Proteins from a genomic interval of Phyllopteryx taeniolatus isolate TA_2022b chromosome 3, UOR_Ptae_1.2, whole genome shotgun sequence:
- the mrpl41 gene encoding large ribosomal subunit protein mL41, whose amino-acid sequence MGVLSTLIRGLTRGADRMSEFTSKRGSRTHNKGRGSRPAGVNLPSRKFLAIKAMIPEFVVPNLDGFKLKPYVSYRSPKGIEPPLTAERLFAEVVAPRIEKDFIEGVYDKEQLKKYGFEPTQEGKLFKLYPKNYVR is encoded by the coding sequence ATGGGTGTATTGTCCACACTGATAAGGGGCCTTACAAGGGGAGCAGACAGAATGTCGGAATTCACCAGCAAGCGAGGTTCAAGGACTCACAATAAAGGGAGAGGTTCAAGACCCGCCGGAGTGAATCTCCCCAGCAGAAAGTTTCTGGCGATAAAGGCCATGATTCCGGAGTTTGTGGTACCGAATCTGGACGGCTTTAAACTCAAACCGTACGTATCGTACCGCTCCCCGAAGGGAATCGAGCCTCCGCTGACCGCAGAGCGTCTGTTTGCCGAGGTGGTGGCTCCTCGTATCGAGAAAGACTTCATTGAAGGGGTTTATGACAAAGAGCAACTGAAGAAatacggatttgaacccacacagGAGGGGAAGTTGTTTAAATTGTATCCCAAGAACTATGTGCGTTAA
- the dph7 gene encoding diphthine methyltransferase isoform X1 yields MAWKSRTRSLQVFDTELSADTVEWCPVAHCHEFLACGTYELQKAKGEEDGASSRTGRLYLFEYQREAMSPPLTERQRIETPAILDLKWCHVPVSGKVVLGLAAATGELQLYALSDCQEGTSNLQSLSSVELGADKLALSLDWSTGRMDSSSDVRVICSDSAGHVSVLSLDEGALMTLSQWKAHDFEAWISAFSYWDTQLVYSGGDDCKLKGWDLRIGPSSPTFVSKRHSMGVCSIHSNPHREHILATGSYDEKILLWDGRNMRQPFSETSLGGGVWRLKWHPTHQHLLLAACMHNDFHIVHCRQAMDSHEGACPVLASYILHNSLAYGADWSRLSLEQPAPGSPPAAEPKECLADSGGHLRIQYESPTASFDTSLENDCGQYIPEGIAPPSTSSNAGDAVTPDEEISSLSFLLASCSFYDHMLHLWRWDWVPVEAQVAIDQC; encoded by the exons ATGGCTTGGAAGTCACGAACCCGCAGTCTGCAAGTTTTCGACACGGAGTTGAGTGCGGACACCGTGGAATGGTGCCCTGTAGCTCACTGCCACGAATTCCTGGCCTGCGGGACTTATGAGCTCCAAAAAGCG AAAGGGGAAGAAGATGGTGCCTCAAGCCGGACTGGTCGTTTGTACCTTTTTGAATATCAGCGAGAAGCTATGAGTCCTCCTCTCACTGAGCGACAGCGCATAGAAACACCAGCCATTTTAGATTTGAAATG GTGTCATGTGCCTGTGTCAGGAAAGGTCGTGCTGGGACTGGCAGCGGCGACTGGCGAACTGCAGCTGTATGCGCTTTCAGACTGCCAG GAAGGCACCAGCAATCTGCAAAGTCTGAGCAGCGTGGAGCTGGGTGCAGACAAGCTGGCTCTGTCATTAGATTGGTCCACTGGAAGAATGGACAG CAGCAGTGATGTGCGGGTGATATGCAGCGACTCCGCAGGTCATGTCAGTGTGCTCTCTTTGGATGAAGGTGCTCTGATGACTTTGTCACAGTGGAAGGCCCACGACTTTGAGGCTTGGATCTCAGCCTTCTCCTACTGGGACACACAGTTGGTATACTCAG GTGGAGATGACTGTAAGCTTAAAGGCTGGGACCTCAGGATCGGTCCCTCCAGCCCTACTTTCGTCAGTAAAAG GCATTCAATGGGCGTGTGCAGCATTCACAGCAACCCACATCGGGAACACATTCTGGCTACAGGCAG CTATGATGAGAAGATACTCCTGTGGGATGGCAGAAATATGCGGCAGCCTTTCAGCGAGACGTCGCTCGGTGGTGGGGTGTGGAGGTTAAAATGGCATCCGACTCATCAGCATCTGCTGCTGGCAGCgtgcatgcacaatgacttcCACATAGTTCACTGTCGACAGGCCATGG ATTCACACGAAGGGGCGTGTCCCGTTTTAGCATCCTACATCCTCCACAACTCTCTGGCATATGGAGCGGACTGGTCCCGACTGTCCCTGGAGCAACCTGCACCTGGCTCCcctcctgctgcagaaccaaaGGAATGCCTCGCAGACAGTGGAGGACATCTGAGGATCCAGTATGAATCTCCCACTGCCAGCTTCGACACTTCCCTAGAAAATGATTGTGGGCAATACATCCCAGAGGGCATTGCTCCGCCATCTACAAGCTCCAATGCGGGCGACGCCGTCACACCTGATGAGGAGATTTCTTCATTGTCTTTTCTTCTTGCAAGTTGCTCATTTTACGATCATATGCTTCACTTGTGGCGTTGGGACTGGGTTCCAGTTGAGGCACAGGTAGCAATCGATCAATGTTGA
- the dph7 gene encoding diphthine methyltransferase isoform X2: protein MAWKSRTRSLQVFDTELSADTVEWCPVAHCHEFLACGTYELQKAKGEEDGASSRTGRLYLFEYQREAMSPPLTERQRIETPAILDLKWCHVPVSGKVVLGLAAATGELQLYALSDCQEGTSNLQSLSSVELGADKLALSLDWSTGRMDSSDVRVICSDSAGHVSVLSLDEGALMTLSQWKAHDFEAWISAFSYWDTQLVYSGGDDCKLKGWDLRIGPSSPTFVSKRHSMGVCSIHSNPHREHILATGSYDEKILLWDGRNMRQPFSETSLGGGVWRLKWHPTHQHLLLAACMHNDFHIVHCRQAMDSHEGACPVLASYILHNSLAYGADWSRLSLEQPAPGSPPAAEPKECLADSGGHLRIQYESPTASFDTSLENDCGQYIPEGIAPPSTSSNAGDAVTPDEEISSLSFLLASCSFYDHMLHLWRWDWVPVEAQVAIDQC, encoded by the exons ATGGCTTGGAAGTCACGAACCCGCAGTCTGCAAGTTTTCGACACGGAGTTGAGTGCGGACACCGTGGAATGGTGCCCTGTAGCTCACTGCCACGAATTCCTGGCCTGCGGGACTTATGAGCTCCAAAAAGCG AAAGGGGAAGAAGATGGTGCCTCAAGCCGGACTGGTCGTTTGTACCTTTTTGAATATCAGCGAGAAGCTATGAGTCCTCCTCTCACTGAGCGACAGCGCATAGAAACACCAGCCATTTTAGATTTGAAATG GTGTCATGTGCCTGTGTCAGGAAAGGTCGTGCTGGGACTGGCAGCGGCGACTGGCGAACTGCAGCTGTATGCGCTTTCAGACTGCCAG GAAGGCACCAGCAATCTGCAAAGTCTGAGCAGCGTGGAGCTGGGTGCAGACAAGCTGGCTCTGTCATTAGATTGGTCCACTGGAAGAATGGACAG CAGTGATGTGCGGGTGATATGCAGCGACTCCGCAGGTCATGTCAGTGTGCTCTCTTTGGATGAAGGTGCTCTGATGACTTTGTCACAGTGGAAGGCCCACGACTTTGAGGCTTGGATCTCAGCCTTCTCCTACTGGGACACACAGTTGGTATACTCAG GTGGAGATGACTGTAAGCTTAAAGGCTGGGACCTCAGGATCGGTCCCTCCAGCCCTACTTTCGTCAGTAAAAG GCATTCAATGGGCGTGTGCAGCATTCACAGCAACCCACATCGGGAACACATTCTGGCTACAGGCAG CTATGATGAGAAGATACTCCTGTGGGATGGCAGAAATATGCGGCAGCCTTTCAGCGAGACGTCGCTCGGTGGTGGGGTGTGGAGGTTAAAATGGCATCCGACTCATCAGCATCTGCTGCTGGCAGCgtgcatgcacaatgacttcCACATAGTTCACTGTCGACAGGCCATGG ATTCACACGAAGGGGCGTGTCCCGTTTTAGCATCCTACATCCTCCACAACTCTCTGGCATATGGAGCGGACTGGTCCCGACTGTCCCTGGAGCAACCTGCACCTGGCTCCcctcctgctgcagaaccaaaGGAATGCCTCGCAGACAGTGGAGGACATCTGAGGATCCAGTATGAATCTCCCACTGCCAGCTTCGACACTTCCCTAGAAAATGATTGTGGGCAATACATCCCAGAGGGCATTGCTCCGCCATCTACAAGCTCCAATGCGGGCGACGCCGTCACACCTGATGAGGAGATTTCTTCATTGTCTTTTCTTCTTGCAAGTTGCTCATTTTACGATCATATGCTTCACTTGTGGCGTTGGGACTGGGTTCCAGTTGAGGCACAGGTAGCAATCGATCAATGTTGA
- the LOC133475453 gene encoding endophilin-B2-like has protein sequence MDLNVKKLAAGAGLLFTRAVQFTGEKLGQAEKTELDAHYENLMSRADCTKNWTEKIYRQTEVLLQPNPSARIEEFLYEKLDRKAPSRVTNGELLGHYMEEAANEFGPDTPYGSSLIKVGECERRLGTAERELLHTSALSFLTPLRNFLEGDWRTITKERRLLENLRLDLDAAKARLKKAKAAEAKAAMAPDFQETRPRNYVLSASASALWSDEVEKAEHELRVAQTDFDRQAEVTRLLLEGISSTHVNHLRCLHEFVEAQATYYKQCHFHMQELKKELGRLPNAFAHNSTGSMATADLTSGGFNNTVEMETLKIEEVQAPAAGTRKASPL, from the exons ATGGATTTGAACGTGAAAAAGCTCGCCGCTGGTGCTGGGTTGCTTTTTACACGGGCTGTTCAG TTTACAGGAGAGAAGCTGGGCCAGGCGGAGAAGACAGAGTTGGATGCTCACTATGAAAACCTAATGAGCCGCGCGGACTGCACCAAAAACTGGACTGAGAAGATTTACAGACAAACCGAGGTCTTGCTGCAGCCCAACCCAA GTGCTAGAATTGAAGAGTTTCTCTACGAAAAGTTGGACCGGAAGGCACCATCCAGAGTTACCAATGGGGAACTACTAGGTCATTATATGGAGGAGGCTGCTAATGAATTTGGTCCTGACACTCCATATG GAAGCAGTTTAATCAAGGTGGGAGAATGTGAGCGACGATTAGGAACAGCTGAGAGGGAGTTACTTCACACGTCAGCCCTCAGTTTTCTTACACCCCTCAGGAACTTTCTGGAAGGAGACTGGAGGACCATTACA AAAGAACGGCGTCTATTGGAGAATCTTCGCCTTGATCTGGATGCTGCCAAAGCACGTTTGAAGAAGGCCAAAGCAGCAGAGGCAAAGGCTGCG ATGGCTCCAGATTTTCAGGAGACCAGACCGCGCAACTATGTGCTCTCTGCTAGTGCCTCTGCT CTTTGGAGTGATGAAGTTGAAAAA GCTGAACATGAACTGAGGGTTGCCCAAACAGACTTTGACCGACAAGCAGAGGTCACACGGCTTCTTTTGGAGGGTATCAGCAGTACACAT GTGAATCACCTCCGCTGCCTGCATGAGTTTGTGGAGGCCCAAGCAACTTATTATAAGCAGTGTCACTTCCACATGCAAGAACTAAAGAAAGAACTTGGAAG ACTTCCAAATGCTTTTGCACATAACTCCACCGGCTCCATGGCTACCGCAGACTTGACATCGGGAGGATTCAACAACACTGTTGAGATGGAGACCCTGAAGATTGAGGAAGTGCAAGCACCTGCTGCAGGAACTCGCAAAGCCAGTCCTTTATGA